In Nitrospinota bacterium, the following proteins share a genomic window:
- a CDS encoding methionine adenosyltransferase, producing the protein MNPGNYLFTSESVSEGHPDKIADQVSDSILDAILEQDSKARVACETMITTGFAVIAGEISTKCYVEIPKIVRKTIKNIGFSHSDMGFDFETCGVMVALDEQSQDIAQGVDDYKHEQGAGDQGMMFGYATDETPELMPAPIMYSHKLVRKLAELRKKGVLPYLRPDSKSQVSVRYENNKPVCIETVVISTQHNPGVSNKQIRSEITEQVIQKVIPKKLQHKKMKVHINPTGRFVIGGPHGDCGLTGRKIIVDTYGGFARHGGGAFSGKDPSKVDRSAAYMARYIAKNLVAAKVAKRCEVQLAYAIGVADPVSVCVETFGTHNVNPDILEDLVRSNFNLKPAGIVKTLDLLKPRYTPTATYGHFGRKEKSFTWENTDKAKAIKKDAGL; encoded by the coding sequence ATGAACCCAGGAAATTACTTGTTTACCTCAGAATCTGTATCCGAAGGACATCCCGATAAAATTGCTGATCAAGTTTCCGATTCTATACTGGATGCAATATTGGAGCAGGATTCAAAGGCAAGAGTTGCTTGTGAAACAATGATCACAACCGGCTTCGCTGTGATAGCCGGTGAAATATCCACCAAATGTTATGTCGAGATTCCTAAAATTGTTAGAAAAACAATTAAAAATATCGGGTTCTCACATTCCGATATGGGTTTTGATTTTGAAACATGTGGCGTAATGGTTGCCTTGGACGAACAATCTCAGGATATTGCTCAAGGAGTAGATGACTACAAACACGAGCAGGGAGCGGGCGATCAGGGAATGATGTTCGGCTATGCCACTGATGAGACACCAGAATTAATGCCGGCACCTATTATGTATTCCCATAAACTTGTACGTAAACTTGCGGAATTAAGAAAAAAAGGTGTTCTCCCCTACTTGAGACCTGACAGCAAATCTCAAGTCTCAGTAAGATACGAGAATAACAAACCTGTCTGCATTGAAACCGTGGTTATCTCTACCCAGCACAACCCCGGAGTGTCTAATAAGCAAATAAGGTCTGAAATTACGGAACAGGTCATCCAAAAAGTCATTCCTAAAAAACTGCAACATAAAAAGATGAAAGTCCATATCAACCCAACAGGGCGATTTGTAATTGGCGGCCCACATGGAGATTGTGGATTAACCGGGAGAAAGATTATTGTCGACACCTACGGTGGATTTGCCCGACACGGTGGCGGGGCATTTTCAGGGAAAGATCCATCTAAAGTTGATCGTTCCGCCGCATACATGGCTCGATACATCGCTAAAAATCTTGTTGCAGCTAAAGTAGCCAAACGCTGCGAAGTTCAGCTTGCATACGCCATTGGAGTTGCCGACCCTGTTTCTGTTTGCGTAGAAACTTTTGGAACCCATAACGTTAACCCAGATATTCTGGAAGATCTGGTCAGGTCTAACTTTAATCTCAAGCCAGCAGGTATTGTTAAAACTCTGGATCTCCTAAAACCCAGGTATACGCCTACAGCAACTTATGGGCATTTTGGCAGAAAAGAAAAGTCTTTCACCTGGGAGAACACGGATAAAGCGAAAGCCATTAAAAAAGATGCGGGTTTATAG
- the tsaE gene encoding tRNA (adenosine(37)-N6)-threonylcarbamoyltransferase complex ATPase subunit type 1 TsaE — protein MKKISHSPEETLQLGKSLGSSLIPGDIILLFGDLGAGKTRLTQGICNGLGLDKNEYIRSPTFTLINEYTGKLPIYHIDLYRIDNQKEIYSLGLEEVLFNQGITIVEWAEKLRSPQNPENFIFNIEDRIEIDIKIISDSEREFSCKTFFPEPRTLPVFSLL, from the coding sequence ATGAAAAAGATATCGCATAGTCCAGAGGAAACCCTGCAACTAGGAAAGTCTCTCGGTAGCTCATTAATTCCAGGAGATATCATTCTTTTATTTGGAGACCTTGGTGCTGGAAAAACCCGACTGACCCAGGGAATCTGCAACGGTCTCGGGTTAGACAAAAACGAATATATTCGTAGTCCGACATTTACGCTTATCAACGAATACACAGGAAAGTTACCGATTTATCATATCGATTTATATCGTATTGATAATCAGAAGGAAATCTATTCACTGGGACTTGAGGAAGTCTTATTTAACCAGGGAATCACTATCGTTGAGTGGGCTGAAAAACTACGTTCTCCACAAAACCCAGAGAATTTCATTTTCAATATTGAAGATAGAATAGAAATTGACATAAAAATTATCAGCGATTCAGAACGTGAGTTCTCCTGCAAAACTTTTTTTCCTGAGCCACGAACCCTCCCTGTTTTTTCTTTACTTTAG
- the lptC gene encoding LPS export ABC transporter periplasmic protein LptC, with protein sequence MVNAIRRVLLLIALSVVGLAGFYYLKSLNTSIDISNVKVKVMEDGVDVEIENFKITHENEGIKEWELRADLAQVNNQQDVTRMQNVVMVIHKGGVKQYTISADSGIYKSSTEDVNLEGNVKLVGPAEGLRQRLSITPKQSN encoded by the coding sequence ATGGTTAATGCGATAAGGAGAGTTTTACTGTTGATTGCCTTAAGCGTTGTTGGTCTGGCAGGGTTCTACTATCTCAAGAGCCTTAACACATCAATTGACATTAGCAACGTAAAAGTAAAGGTAATGGAAGATGGGGTTGATGTTGAGATTGAGAACTTTAAGATCACTCATGAAAATGAAGGTATCAAGGAGTGGGAACTCAGAGCGGATTTGGCTCAGGTCAACAACCAGCAAGATGTAACGAGAATGCAGAATGTAGTGATGGTCATTCATAAAGGAGGCGTCAAGCAATATACCATTTCCGCCGATTCGGGTATCTACAAGAGTTCAACTGAAGATGTAAATTTGGAAGGCAATGTTAAGCTTGTTGGCCCAGCCGAAGGATTGAGGCAAAGATTAAGTATAACTCCCAAACAAAGTAATTGA
- the raiA gene encoding ribosome-associated translation inhibitor RaiA, which translates to MKLTVAGRNIEITDGIREHLQNKMDKTIRELAEETDVHVALSVEKHRHFAEVTVKSKGFTVHSKEETDDLYASMDNALTKIEKQLRKHREKAQALRIKKGAQSKEQSQS; encoded by the coding sequence ATGAAATTAACAGTAGCGGGGCGCAATATTGAAATCACAGATGGAATACGGGAGCATTTACAAAATAAAATGGATAAAACCATCCGCGAGTTGGCCGAAGAAACAGATGTTCACGTAGCACTTTCAGTGGAAAAACACCGGCATTTTGCTGAAGTCACAGTAAAATCCAAGGGTTTTACGGTACACAGTAAGGAAGAAACCGATGATCTCTACGCTTCTATGGACAATGCTCTGACAAAAATTGAAAAACAGTTAAGAAAACATAGAGAAAAAGCCCAGGCACTCAGAATTAAAAAAGGTGCACAGTCTAAAGAGCAAAGCCAAAGCTAA
- the lptB gene encoding LPS export ABC transporter ATP-binding protein: MSGLKTENLAKSYRTRKVVKKVSIEVKQGEIVGLLGPNGAGKTTTFYMVVGLTRPDEGKVLLNDEDVTNFPMHQRAKKGMSYLPQEPSVFRKLTVEENIIAVLESQKLGSFDRKKKARALLRELNILHIKDSKAYSLSGGERRRVEISRALATSPVYVLLDEPFAGIDPIAVADIQSIISQLKKKGIGILITDHNVRETLSITDRAYIINNGEIIASGKPMDVAQDEKVKQIYLGDQFSF, encoded by the coding sequence GTGTCTGGCCTTAAAACTGAGAACCTCGCCAAGTCTTACCGGACAAGAAAAGTCGTCAAGAAGGTAAGCATTGAAGTCAAACAAGGAGAGATTGTAGGTCTATTGGGACCTAATGGCGCAGGCAAAACAACCACTTTTTATATGGTCGTGGGTTTAACCAGGCCTGATGAAGGCAAAGTCTTATTAAATGACGAGGACGTTACAAATTTTCCTATGCACCAACGCGCTAAAAAAGGTATGAGTTATTTACCCCAGGAGCCTTCAGTTTTCAGAAAGTTGACGGTTGAAGAGAACATCATTGCTGTGCTTGAATCCCAGAAGCTTGGCAGTTTTGACCGAAAAAAAAAGGCCCGCGCGCTTCTAAGGGAACTCAACATTCTCCATATAAAGGACTCTAAAGCCTATTCACTTTCAGGAGGTGAACGCAGGCGTGTTGAAATCAGCAGAGCTCTGGCAACATCCCCGGTTTATGTTCTGCTGGATGAACCTTTTGCTGGCATTGACCCAATAGCAGTGGCAGATATTCAGTCAATAATTTCGCAATTGAAAAAAAAGGGGATTGGAATCCTGATCACAGATCACAATGTCAGGGAAACATTGAGTATTACCGATCGAGCTTATATTATCAACAATGGTGAAATCATCGCATCAGGTAAACCGATGGATGTTGCTCAGGATGAAAAAGTAAAACAAATTTATCTGGGCGACCAGTTTTCATTTTAA
- a CDS encoding glutathione peroxidase, whose protein sequence is MYCFEAQSISGDVIRLSEYQGRVLLIVNVASKCGFTSQYSGLQKLYEQYRDQGLSILAFPSNDFAAQEPGVDEEIKAFCMNKYKVSFDLFSKVSVLGPQKIDLYQYLYDCDLKHQGSGGYQSTIFGWVKWILYRLKGKWVPERNEAQWNFHKFLIGRDGAPVASFLSEVSPDSKLLTLKLEDELRK, encoded by the coding sequence ATCTATTGCTTTGAGGCGCAATCCATTTCTGGCGATGTAATTAGACTTTCAGAATATCAGGGGAGAGTTCTTTTAATCGTTAATGTGGCCTCAAAATGTGGGTTTACGTCACAATATTCAGGTTTGCAAAAGCTTTATGAACAATACCGTGACCAGGGCTTGAGTATTCTGGCTTTTCCAAGTAATGATTTTGCGGCACAGGAACCGGGTGTCGATGAAGAAATTAAGGCTTTTTGTATGAATAAATACAAGGTGTCTTTCGACCTGTTCAGTAAGGTGTCTGTTCTGGGCCCCCAAAAGATTGACCTTTATCAATATTTATATGATTGTGATTTAAAGCATCAAGGCTCAGGTGGGTATCAATCAACTATTTTTGGATGGGTAAAATGGATTTTATACAGGTTGAAAGGAAAATGGGTGCCAGAAAGAAATGAAGCGCAATGGAATTTCCATAAATTTTTAATTGGAAGGGATGGTGCCCCCGTGGCCAGCTTTTTGAGTGAGGTTTCTCCAGATTCCAAATTACTCACACTTAAGCTGGAAGACGAATTAAGGAAATAG
- a CDS encoding NAD(P)H-hydrate dehydratase, whose protein sequence is MLPVVTAAQMQAIDRHAIDGFGIPGITLMENAGVGVVRELQNRIPGLSGKKVFIFCGKGNNGGDGFVIARHLFNLGSEVRVLLAGKYSELKGDAETNANSARNIGVQLDEINPDDLNCHDHKLRHCDIIIDALFGTGLNKPASGFMENVIDKINQYKKFVVSVDINSGVDSDSGQLMGPHVRSDLTLALACWKKSHLIHPSASVMKEVSFIDIGIPVKAVEEQNIQIHQSEEDDIKCFFPERNPNTHKGSYGHVLVLAGSKGKEGAAGLTSLAVLRAGAGLCTLALPDSSQGAKLPMEVMTVPLPETREGTLSLQAKAAILELMKDKSVVAIGPGISTNPETVALMGDILPQVLCPLVLDADALNAISLNKEWLNTLKPETVLTPHPKEMSRLTGIPTEEIQKNRIGTASKFSSDHNLNLVLKGSPSLIGLADGSVVINPTGNAGMATGGSGDVLTGIIAGLISQGLSTSKASIAGTYMHGLAGDHFAEVESQTTLIAGDLLRSLPDTLKRILP, encoded by the coding sequence TTGCTCCCTGTTGTCACAGCAGCACAAATGCAGGCAATTGATCGACATGCAATTGATGGTTTTGGCATTCCCGGTATAACACTTATGGAAAATGCCGGTGTCGGAGTTGTCCGTGAATTACAAAACCGCATTCCGGGTCTATCTGGCAAAAAAGTTTTTATCTTTTGCGGCAAGGGGAATAACGGTGGCGATGGTTTTGTCATAGCCAGGCATTTGTTCAACCTGGGTTCTGAAGTTAGGGTTCTATTGGCTGGAAAGTATTCCGAGTTGAAAGGTGACGCTGAAACAAATGCCAATTCCGCACGCAACATTGGAGTGCAACTTGATGAAATTAATCCTGATGACTTGAACTGCCATGACCACAAACTGCGTCACTGCGACATAATCATCGATGCTTTGTTTGGAACCGGATTGAATAAACCAGCCAGTGGCTTCATGGAAAATGTCATTGATAAAATTAACCAGTATAAAAAGTTTGTGGTCTCGGTAGATATAAATTCTGGAGTGGATTCTGATAGCGGCCAGTTAATGGGTCCTCATGTCAGGTCAGACCTGACACTTGCCCTCGCATGTTGGAAAAAAAGTCATTTAATCCATCCTTCAGCCAGTGTAATGAAGGAAGTAAGCTTCATAGATATTGGAATTCCGGTAAAAGCCGTTGAAGAACAGAATATCCAGATTCATCAGTCTGAAGAGGATGACATCAAATGCTTTTTCCCGGAACGCAACCCTAATACCCATAAAGGGAGTTATGGTCATGTTCTCGTTTTGGCCGGATCTAAGGGGAAAGAAGGAGCCGCCGGCTTGACTTCTCTGGCCGTTTTAAGAGCCGGCGCAGGTTTATGCACCCTTGCCCTGCCAGATTCCTCTCAGGGTGCAAAACTACCTATGGAAGTAATGACCGTACCACTTCCTGAAACCCGGGAAGGAACCTTATCGTTGCAGGCAAAAGCAGCCATTCTTGAACTCATGAAGGACAAGTCAGTCGTTGCCATAGGACCCGGAATCTCCACGAACCCGGAAACGGTTGCTTTAATGGGCGACATACTTCCACAGGTTCTATGTCCGCTGGTTCTTGATGCCGATGCATTGAATGCAATATCGCTAAATAAAGAATGGCTGAATACGTTAAAACCTGAAACGGTTCTCACCCCACATCCGAAAGAAATGTCCCGTTTAACCGGAATTCCAACTGAGGAAATCCAGAAAAACCGTATTGGAACAGCCTCAAAGTTTTCAAGCGATCATAATTTGAACCTTGTTTTAAAAGGTTCGCCAAGCTTAATTGGATTAGCTGATGGATCAGTCGTTATCAACCCCACAGGAAACGCTGGCATGGCAACCGGTGGATCAGGTGACGTTTTAACAGGAATCATAGCAGGATTAATTTCCCAGGGCTTATCTACTTCAAAAGCTTCAATTGCTGGGACCTATATGCATGGTTTGGCAGGCGATCACTTTGCTGAAGTTGAAAGCCAAACCACCCTGATTGCCGGTGACTTATTAAGGTCCCTTCCTGATACCCTGAAACGCATTTTACCCTGA
- a CDS encoding Rieske (2Fe-2S) protein: MSEEDLPIGKSAIISAGESEIALFNYKGKYYAVANKCPHKGSPLGEGRIEEGIVICPNHEWRFNLENGANMQNPELFIPTYPVKVKNENIYIGLEGEAGKVAYGKKASNLPSSLKFNVPTIQKPRNPDEELD, translated from the coding sequence ATGAGTGAAGAAGACCTTCCCATTGGGAAGTCAGCGATCATATCAGCGGGTGAGTCTGAGATTGCCCTTTTTAACTATAAGGGAAAGTATTATGCTGTTGCCAACAAATGCCCACATAAAGGTTCCCCTTTGGGTGAAGGGCGTATTGAAGAAGGCATAGTGATCTGCCCTAACCATGAATGGCGTTTTAACCTGGAAAATGGGGCAAATATGCAGAACCCGGAATTATTTATTCCAACGTATCCGGTCAAGGTCAAAAACGAAAACATATATATTGGCCTGGAAGGAGAAGCCGGTAAGGTAGCTTATGGGAAAAAGGCGTCCAATCTGCCTTCAAGTCTAAAGTTTAATGTTCCCACCATTCAAAAGCCCCGCAATCCGGACGAAGAGCTGGATTGA
- a CDS encoding PTS sugar transporter subunit IIA produces the protein MKIADILKKDSIIPDLKGANKEEVLREITDFLKTQDLVKDKEALLKTLIEREKLGSTGIGENVAIPHGKSDELSQIVTVFARSLNGVDFEALDQKPVHFVCMVIAPSNSTGQHLKALARISRIFKNQNLRDGILNLKDADEIYSLLLEEDAKFI, from the coding sequence ATGAAAATTGCCGATATTTTAAAAAAGGACTCCATTATTCCTGACCTAAAAGGAGCCAATAAAGAAGAGGTCCTTCGTGAAATAACAGATTTCCTGAAAACTCAGGACCTGGTAAAGGACAAGGAAGCACTGCTCAAGACATTAATAGAAAGAGAAAAGCTGGGTAGCACTGGAATCGGTGAAAATGTTGCTATACCGCACGGAAAATCTGATGAGCTTTCTCAAATCGTTACGGTTTTTGCCCGTTCATTAAATGGGGTGGACTTTGAGGCCCTAGACCAAAAACCTGTTCATTTTGTATGTATGGTTATAGCCCCTTCTAATTCTACAGGGCAACATTTAAAAGCACTGGCTCGAATTTCAAGAATTTTCAAAAACCAGAATCTACGAGATGGGATTTTAAATTTAAAAGACGCGGATGAAATTTACTCACTTCTTCTGGAAGAAGACGCTAAATTTATTTAA
- the rpoN gene encoding RNA polymerase factor sigma-54, whose amino-acid sequence MAMEMKMNLNLKLGQKLVMTPMLQQAIKLLPLARLELAQLVRQEIIENPVLEEMLEDDSEQESSQEQEGEKEEFTPDAENTSPQEQEIDWDNYFQDNIDRGMSIESYAEKPSIEATYKKEATLVDHLMWQLDLSVDTETDKFIGSCIIGNIQNDGYLCADLQEIIDISQSDEESVLKVLNIVQGFEPIGVAARSLQECLMIQARALPEKNPYVETLIENYLERLEDRYLQKVASELKVDLNSILEALEIIKGFCPKPGLLFSSEGVDYVVPDLVVVKTDEGYDVMLNDEGVPNIRISSYYHNLLKTTKEGKTKEYLEDKYRSALWLIKSIDQRRQTIYKVGKSIVKLQKDFLDDGLSYLQPMVLKDVAKDIEMHESTVSRITTNKYIDTPQGVFELKFFFHSGIKSYMGNSMSSIRVKNMIKEIISKEDENNPLTDDQMVQELMIKNAKIARRTITKYRKELNIPPASKRKKLF is encoded by the coding sequence ATGGCAATGGAAATGAAAATGAATTTGAACCTGAAGCTGGGCCAGAAGCTGGTCATGACCCCCATGCTTCAACAGGCCATCAAGCTTCTACCATTGGCGCGCCTTGAACTTGCTCAACTCGTACGACAGGAAATAATTGAAAACCCTGTACTCGAAGAAATGCTTGAAGATGATTCAGAGCAGGAATCCAGCCAAGAACAGGAAGGAGAGAAGGAAGAGTTTACGCCCGATGCAGAAAACACTTCACCCCAAGAACAAGAAATAGACTGGGATAACTATTTTCAAGACAACATAGACAGAGGCATGTCGATAGAAAGTTATGCCGAAAAACCCTCCATTGAGGCGACCTACAAAAAAGAAGCCACGTTGGTCGATCATCTTATGTGGCAATTGGATTTAAGCGTAGATACTGAAACTGACAAGTTTATAGGGTCCTGCATAATAGGTAATATCCAAAATGATGGATACCTTTGCGCCGATCTCCAGGAAATCATTGACATCAGCCAGTCCGATGAAGAAAGTGTTTTGAAGGTTCTAAATATTGTACAGGGATTTGAACCCATAGGGGTTGCCGCAAGATCTCTGCAAGAATGCCTGATGATTCAAGCTCGTGCCCTTCCAGAAAAGAATCCTTATGTTGAAACACTCATTGAAAATTATTTAGAGCGCCTGGAAGACAGATACCTGCAGAAAGTTGCCTCTGAACTTAAAGTAGATTTAAATTCAATATTAGAAGCCTTGGAAATCATCAAAGGTTTTTGCCCAAAACCAGGCCTGCTATTCAGTTCAGAGGGTGTTGACTACGTGGTTCCAGACCTGGTGGTGGTCAAAACAGACGAGGGGTACGATGTAATGCTCAATGATGAAGGGGTACCAAATATCAGGATCAGTTCTTATTACCACAACCTGCTTAAAACCACAAAAGAAGGGAAAACCAAAGAATATTTGGAAGATAAATACAGGTCGGCATTATGGCTGATTAAAAGTATCGACCAGAGGAGGCAAACTATATACAAAGTCGGTAAAAGCATCGTTAAGCTTCAAAAAGACTTCCTGGACGATGGATTATCTTATTTACAACCAATGGTGCTGAAGGATGTGGCAAAAGATATTGAAATGCATGAGTCAACGGTTAGCAGAATCACCACAAATAAATATATAGACACTCCACAGGGTGTTTTTGAGCTGAAATTCTTTTTCCATAGCGGTATCAAATCCTATATGGGCAATTCAATGTCATCCATCCGCGTAAAAAACATGATAAAGGAAATAATTAGCAAGGAGGATGAAAATAATCCCTTAACGGATGATCAAATGGTTCAGGAGTTGATGATAAAAAATGCTAAAATAGCTAGAAGAACAATCACCAAATACAGAAAAGAACTTAATATTCCTCCTGCGAGCAAAAGAAAAAAATTGTTTTAA
- a CDS encoding class I SAM-dependent methyltransferase: MSKYYRKNYWSIGFQSRLYDLLSPESYFESMRRVVDVVPGGKGLSLLDAGCGSGLLMNFLADRICQGMTYTGIDVLDEGVTRALLRAKKLGLASHVSCEQSDLTQRFTTQKFDVVVAHFSLYTLASHGIRQKVLSNLKSVMNPDGELILVNPSVDYDAGSIIEESIRLDRNRYGVLTGIFKQIFIYPFTKTMGLKFISKQLKSGKWKAYSREELSHELEEAGFMVDHIENVYAGSAFLSKARLKS; the protein is encoded by the coding sequence ATGAGCAAATATTATAGAAAAAACTACTGGTCGATAGGGTTTCAATCCAGATTGTACGATCTGCTCTCACCAGAGTCTTATTTTGAATCAATGAGACGAGTGGTTGATGTTGTTCCAGGTGGTAAAGGATTAAGCCTGCTGGATGCAGGTTGTGGATCTGGACTGCTTATGAATTTTCTAGCAGACCGTATTTGTCAAGGAATGACTTATACCGGAATCGATGTATTGGACGAAGGAGTAACCAGAGCTTTGCTTCGTGCTAAGAAGTTGGGTTTAGCCAGCCATGTTTCATGTGAACAGTCTGACTTGACTCAGCGATTCACTACGCAAAAATTCGATGTGGTCGTTGCTCATTTTTCACTTTATACATTGGCATCGCATGGAATAAGACAGAAGGTTTTATCTAACTTAAAGTCAGTCATGAACCCGGATGGAGAACTGATTCTTGTAAACCCTTCTGTTGATTATGATGCGGGTTCAATTATTGAGGAAAGTATAAGGTTGGACCGAAATCGTTATGGAGTTTTAACTGGTATTTTTAAACAAATATTTATTTATCCTTTTACAAAAACTATGGGACTCAAGTTTATTAGCAAACAACTCAAATCGGGGAAGTGGAAAGCCTATAGTCGCGAGGAGCTCTCCCATGAGTTGGAAGAAGCTGGGTTCATGGTTGATCATATAGAGAATGTGTATGCTGGAAGTGCTTTTCTATCTAAGGCAAGATTGAAATCCTAG
- the ptsP gene encoding phosphoenolpyruvate--protein phosphotransferase — protein sequence MKGISVSTGVAIGKAYLLDSTKFCIIKRQISELEVEKEVERFRQAIEKTKFQMAEIKKRAEKIADKYAVILDTYSLLLDDDILVNDTIENIRKLKANAEWTLTETLGNFLTLFDNINDDYLKGKKDDLDLLVQTILKNLLGHSQESLSEINEPVIIATHSLTPTDTIMMPRNLVKGLVTEAGGKTSHVGIFAAALGIPAITGVKTVTSKINTGDQIIVDGIDGEVIIKPSDEVVEQYAKKQENYRKYEERLLTNIHQQAETLDGLQIKLLANIESNQEVKSLHKFGAEGVGLYRTEFLYLAATSLPDERELYEDFKHVVQEMADQPVVIRTLDIGMDKQFSGLESNNEDNPALGLRGIRLSLAKPQLLTDQLKGILRASLYGNVKILYPMISSANEIILANKLLEDAKNYLRNEQIPFNEEIEVGAMIETPAASICIDHILQEVDFISIGTNDLIQYLLAVDRVNENVAHLYQPFHPSVLRSLKNIMQSAEKAGKKVSICGELGGDPMATMLLLGLGTLEALSMEPHSVPKVKKVIRTIRLEEARQLADEVLEMNCPDKITSYITNTMRARFPEDFDRDISFEEKLNPA from the coding sequence ATGAAAGGTATTTCAGTATCAACAGGGGTTGCAATAGGGAAAGCATATCTACTTGATTCCACCAAGTTTTGCATCATTAAGCGGCAGATAAGCGAACTTGAAGTAGAAAAGGAAGTAGAACGTTTTCGACAGGCCATTGAAAAAACCAAATTTCAAATGGCAGAAATAAAGAAGCGTGCTGAAAAAATTGCCGATAAATACGCAGTAATTCTGGACACCTACTCCCTGCTTTTAGATGACGATATTCTGGTAAATGACACCATTGAAAATATCAGGAAACTTAAAGCTAATGCAGAGTGGACCCTTACAGAAACATTAGGAAATTTTTTAACATTATTTGATAACATCAACGATGACTACCTGAAAGGTAAAAAAGACGACCTTGATCTGCTTGTTCAAACTATTTTGAAAAACCTTTTAGGCCACTCTCAGGAATCTCTTTCTGAAATTAATGAACCTGTAATCATCGCGACCCATTCTCTAACGCCCACAGACACCATAATGATGCCCAGAAACCTGGTTAAAGGGCTAGTCACCGAGGCAGGAGGAAAGACATCTCACGTTGGAATATTTGCTGCCGCACTGGGTATCCCTGCCATAACTGGCGTTAAGACAGTCACTTCAAAAATTAACACTGGTGACCAGATTATTGTTGATGGCATTGATGGAGAAGTCATCATTAAGCCGTCTGATGAAGTAGTAGAGCAATATGCTAAAAAACAGGAAAACTACCGTAAATATGAAGAACGGCTTTTAACCAATATACATCAACAAGCAGAAACTCTTGATGGGCTCCAGATTAAATTACTCGCCAATATTGAGTCAAATCAGGAAGTCAAAAGTCTGCACAAGTTTGGGGCAGAAGGTGTTGGGCTTTACCGCACAGAGTTCCTTTATCTGGCCGCTACATCCTTGCCTGATGAAAGGGAACTTTACGAGGACTTTAAACATGTTGTCCAGGAAATGGCTGACCAGCCTGTAGTCATTCGCACCCTTGATATTGGGATGGACAAGCAATTTAGTGGTTTAGAGAGTAACAATGAGGACAACCCTGCCCTGGGGTTAAGAGGCATTCGTTTATCCCTGGCCAAACCACAGCTGCTAACAGATCAGTTGAAAGGTATATTGAGGGCAAGTTTATATGGGAATGTAAAAATACTTTATCCCATGATCTCTTCTGCAAATGAAATCATTCTGGCTAACAAGCTCCTGGAAGATGCAAAAAATTATTTACGTAATGAACAAATTCCATTTAATGAAGAGATAGAAGTTGGCGCCATGATAGAAACTCCTGCTGCCTCAATCTGTATAGACCACATTTTGCAGGAAGTAGATTTCATTAGCATTGGAACCAATGATCTAATCCAGTATCTTCTTGCTGTGGACCGTGTCAACGAAAATGTTGCCCACTTATATCAACCTTTTCATCCATCGGTGCTAAGATCCTTAAAAAATATTATGCAATCGGCCGAAAAAGCAGGTAAAAAAGTCTCAATTTGCGGTGAACTTGGTGGAGACCCAATGGCAACAATGCTTTTATTGGGACTGGGAACACTGGAAGCCTTGAGCATGGAACCTCACTCAGTACCCAAAGTAAAAAAAGTTATCCGGACTATACGACTTGAGGAAGCACGTCAATTAGCCGATGAAGTCCTTGAAATGAACTGTCCCGATAAAATCACATCCTATATCACCAATACAATGAGGGCCAGGTTTCCCGAAGATTTTGACAGGGATATTAGTTTTGAGGAGAAGTTGAACCCAGCCTGA
- a CDS encoding response regulator, whose protein sequence is MSYDINILIIEDLLKTRFFLHRTLKKLGYTNLVLCADGEEALEELERSTYDLIIYNWHMPKMDGLDFF, encoded by the coding sequence ATGAGTTACGACATTAATATTCTAATTATCGAAGATCTATTGAAAACTAGGTTTTTTCTACACCGAACTTTAAAAAAGTTGGGTTATACGAACTTGGTTTTATGCGCCGATGGTGAAGAGGCCCTGGAAGAGCTTGAGAGAAGTACGTATGACCTGATTATTTATAACTGGCATATGCCAAAGATGGATGGTCTTGATTTTTTTTAA